One window of the Acaryochloris sp. CCMEE 5410 genome contains the following:
- the glmU gene encoding bifunctional UDP-N-acetylglucosamine diphosphorylase/glucosamine-1-phosphate N-acetyltransferase GlmU produces MIAVAILAAGKGTRMRSNLPKVLHQLGGKSLVERVLSSTQNLSPSRQIVIVGYSADQVRTEMQGWPHLEFVEQAEQLGTGHAVQQVLPVMEGFTGDLLVLNGDVPLLRPGTLQKMLATHQEHQNAATILTAQLPNPKGYGRVFCDAQMHLQEIIEDRDCTPAQRQNQRINAGVYCFRWSALAEVLPNLKAENDQKEYYLTDAVNYLDPVMVLDVDDYQEILGINDRKQLATAYTILQDRIKDDWLAAGVTIVDPDSITIDETVKLATDVIIEPQTHLRGDTKIDTGSRIGPGSLIENSHIGANVQVLYSVISDSRVGDNSRIGPYTHLRGNVQIGEKCRVGNFVEMKKTTIGDRTNVAHLSYLGDATLGTQVNIGAGTITANYDGVNKHPTLIGDRTKTGANSVLVAPITLGANVTVAAGSTITKNVGDDALVVARQRQSVLPGWRPISSKQTEK; encoded by the coding sequence ATGATCGCGGTAGCAATTTTGGCAGCGGGTAAAGGCACACGTATGAGGTCAAACCTGCCCAAGGTCCTACATCAGTTAGGGGGTAAGAGCCTGGTTGAGCGCGTATTAAGCAGCACCCAAAACCTTTCTCCATCCCGTCAGATTGTGATTGTGGGCTATTCCGCTGATCAAGTGCGGACAGAAATGCAAGGCTGGCCGCACTTAGAATTTGTGGAACAAGCGGAGCAATTAGGCACAGGCCACGCCGTCCAGCAAGTGCTGCCTGTGATGGAAGGCTTTACAGGAGACTTACTCGTCCTCAACGGCGATGTCCCCTTACTCCGACCTGGGACGTTGCAAAAGATGTTGGCAACCCATCAAGAGCATCAGAATGCAGCGACCATTTTGACAGCCCAATTGCCCAATCCCAAAGGTTATGGTCGGGTCTTTTGCGATGCTCAAATGCATTTGCAAGAAATTATTGAAGATCGAGACTGTACCCCCGCCCAACGTCAAAATCAACGCATCAATGCAGGGGTCTATTGTTTTCGCTGGTCGGCTTTAGCCGAAGTGTTACCAAACCTGAAAGCTGAAAATGATCAAAAAGAATATTATCTGACCGATGCAGTTAACTATCTAGATCCAGTTATGGTTCTGGATGTCGATGATTATCAAGAAATTCTAGGAATTAACGATCGCAAACAATTAGCCACCGCCTACACGATTTTGCAAGATCGGATTAAGGATGATTGGCTTGCTGCTGGCGTGACAATTGTGGATCCAGACAGCATTACCATCGATGAAACCGTTAAATTGGCGACCGACGTCATTATCGAACCCCAAACCCACCTACGGGGCGATACCAAAATTGATACCGGTAGCCGTATCGGTCCTGGGAGTTTGATTGAGAACAGCCATATTGGCGCTAATGTACAGGTTCTTTATTCTGTTATCTCGGACAGCCGAGTGGGCGACAACTCCCGGATAGGGCCTTATACGCATCTGCGAGGGAATGTACAGATTGGTGAGAAATGCCGGGTCGGTAATTTCGTTGAAATGAAAAAAACGACCATTGGCGATCGCACCAACGTTGCCCATCTGTCTTATCTAGGGGATGCCACTTTAGGAACCCAGGTCAATATTGGTGCAGGAACCATTACTGCCAATTATGACGGGGTGAATAAACATCCAACTCTGATTGGCGATCGCACCAAAACAGGTGCAAACAGCGTCTTAGTGGCTCCGATCACCTTAGGGGCAAATGTTACCGTGGCGGCAGGCTCCACAATTACTAAGAATGTCGGTGATGATGCCCTAGTCGTGGCGCGTCAACGGCAAAGTGTATTACCTGGATGGCGACCTATTTCCTCTAAACAGACAGAAAAATGA
- a CDS encoding AbrB family transcriptional regulator: MPRKNKQTKPLTGEALITKVKQLSDLTREEKAKACGYISNESDGSERVKVMAFLNALLDAEGINLDRHSADGDGRGGRKASYKVSVQSNGNILVGRTYTKALELEPGDEFEITVGRKHIHLNKVA; encoded by the coding sequence ATGCCTAGGAAAAATAAGCAGACTAAGCCTTTAACAGGTGAGGCGTTAATTACGAAGGTCAAACAACTGAGTGATTTGACTCGTGAGGAGAAAGCGAAAGCCTGTGGATATATTTCCAATGAGTCAGATGGCTCAGAACGAGTGAAAGTGATGGCCTTCCTCAATGCTTTATTGGATGCAGAAGGCATTAATTTAGATCGGCATTCTGCTGATGGAGATGGCCGAGGTGGGCGCAAAGCCAGTTATAAGGTCAGTGTGCAGTCCAACGGTAATATTTTAGTTGGACGGACTTATACGAAAGCTTTGGAATTAGAGCCTGGGGATGAATTCGAAATTACCGTGGGTCGTAAGCATATTCATTTGAACAAGGTTGCTTAG